In the genome of Felis catus isolate Fca126 chromosome E1, F.catus_Fca126_mat1.0, whole genome shotgun sequence, the window TGCGGGCCGCGGGGACGGCGCAGGCGGTGGCCTCCGGGGGGCGGCCCGGCGGGCAGGGCGGGCCGGGCGGGCGGAggcggggcggcgggcggcgctGTCAGCGCGAGGCGGCGAGCGGAATGCAGCGGCCGGAGGCCTGGCCACGTCCGCACCCGGGGGAGGGGGCCGCGGCGGCCCAGGCCGGGGGGCCGGCGCCGCCAGCCAGAGCCGGGGAGCCGGCGGGGCTGCGGGTACGGAGCGGGCGGGCGCCGGGGTCCCGGGCGGCGGGAGctgggctggcgggggggggggggtccgccAACTCACGGCCCGCGCCCCCGCGCCCGGGAACTTGGGGCCCCCGCCCGGGGAGGGCTCCCGGGCCAGGGCAGGGGATAAAAAGTTCTACGGGCGCGGACCCGCGAGGAGGCCCGGCTTGAGCGCGCGTGGGGTGAAGTTCTGGATCAGTTCGGAGAGGTGATGGGCacggcttgggggtgggggtggcccgAGGTTCCGCCGGGAGGGGTGAGGAGTGGCGGGGCGGCCCGGGACTCCAGGTCCCACGGGCCGTCGGCTGACGTGCGTGCttctggagcccccccccccgggccagggggctgggggcGCGCTGAGAGCGCGGGTCCAGCCTCGGCCCGGGGTTCGCTGGAAGGAGGAGGCTCGGCGCCGCTGTCCCCCCGGCCCAGGTTCTGTGATACACTCCGACTCGGGCTCTGGAGCAGTCAGTGCATGACAGAACTTGGGCCCGGACGGACCTTCTGCACCCAATGGGCACAGCGCCCACCCGGGGCCTGCAGTGGAACATCTGCCTGGGAGTGGAGCAGGCGCTGGAGTTGGCCCGTGTAGCACAGGGTTGGGCCAGAACCAACCCAAAGGGTTGGACCTTTGGGGTCGCTGGAGACTGAGGATGGACCCCTGGGGCCAGCAGATGCCATAGAGCCAATGGCAGGGTGTCTGCCTTGAGTCAGGAGCCAACGGAGCTCTCCCCTGGTGTCAGTTGCAGGAACCTTCCCTCTACACCGTCAAGGCTGTTTTCATCCTAGATAATGACGGACACCGCCTCCTAGCCAAGGTAACCTCCCACCCTCACCAGAAGGCCCCTGAACACACGGTGCTCCAGCCCCCAAGACAGAAGTCCCCATCCCAGCTGACTCCCCTCTCAGGAGGACCCCACTGTGGGCTCTGTGATTCAGAGCAGCCGGGCTTAGACCCCCTCCAAAGATCATTCTGTGCATCCTCCTGCCTTGTCAGACAGACTGCTGGCCCCTGAAGTCCCCTCTTTCCACTCACATTCCCTGAAATGTCTTCTTACCATTCTTTCCACTGGCCAGCTGGACCTTGGGCATGGAAGGGACCTCCTGAGAGGTCAGTGGAGTGTTGAGCTTGGAGCCGAGGAGTCTTAGTCCCCAACTCTAAAGAGGCAACCTCCACTTTTCTCCCACAGTTTGGTAAACACTGAGGATTTAGTCGGAGAAGTCTGAGAACATAGCTTAGAGATCTTAGAGACCAGACGATCCAACTTTTTCGTTTCATAAATGAAGGCAATGTGGTCTAGAGAGCTAAATGAGTTGCCTGAGGTCACAAGTACCACTATCAGAACACAGATCTGAACTCAGGTATTCCGACCTGAAGCTTGGGAGGGTGCTTTTCACTACACCAACCATCCGGTTGTCCGGTATCTGTCCTCCGCGGCCTGGGGGAACCGAACTAGGATAATCCAGAAAATTAATGTCTGTCGTCAACACAATCAGCTACAGCAGGGCTATGGCACCTAAACTAGATACGAAATGCCttctaggtttgtttgtttgtttgtttgtttgggactGAAACTTTTTGTCTTCCTGGTATTCAAATGAGCTTGCTCGCCACAGCAGTGGCCAGCAGGGAGGCGACTAAGATGCCTGCAGAGGGGACTACCAAGTGGCAAAATCCACATCCAGAACGCTGAAAGCTCAGCCGACCACACTGTGCTCCAGCAGATGATCAGACGTGGATCAGCAATGCCTAGGCTCTAGGGCCTCCTCCCAGCGGGACCCATCCCTGttcagattaagaaactgagTCAGAGAAACGGGCTCACCAAAGCCAAACACGAAAGCATTGATTTAGTTAGCCGGTGGGTGCTGGGAACGTTCCCTTAAATACTTAGCCTTCCCCATAACCCTGTCTACAGTCAGACCCTGCTTGGCTCTGCCCCTTACAACTAGGAGATGTTGGGGGAGATCATCTGATTTCTTCATGCCTCAACTTCCCCATCAACAAATTGGGGATAATAAAGTAGCTGTCATGACGGTGATGGTTGTCGCAAGGGCCCCCTGGCTCTGCCATCTTTCCTGCAGACTCCGCTTCCTGTAGAAACGGTGGGACCTAGTGGCCACCCCAGTCCTTAGCGCACAGCACATCTGCCAAATGGCCAAAAGCCGCCAGGAAATCAGGAGAGGGCTCCGAAAGGCAGGGCTTAAAATTCCTCTACTTCTTACGACGTTCTTTGCTTAAAATTTGTGTCTATGGGGAAACAGCGAGCATACGGCCTAAAGGGCAACAAACAGAGGAGATGGGGCTCTGGTTGGCCAGCACCTACATCCTCTGCCGCCCGTCCAGGGGGGATCCAGGCTCTGTGGAAACCTGtcaccccttctccttccctttctcataGTATTATGATGATACATTCCCCTCCTTGAAGGAGCAGATGGCCTTTGAGAAAAATGTCTTCAACAAGACCAGCCGAACTGACAGTAAGtgtctgcctcttccttgctcaGAACTCTCAGATGCACTTCACCGTCCTCTCCATCTGGACACATCTGTCCCTACCAGCCATACGTACCCACAGGCCACCCCCTTTTTTCTCGGaggttctttttcctctccttcccagctgttattctctcccttcctgtagGGAACCTTCACTCCCGATCCCactctaccccccaccccaccccccaacacggCAAGACCTCTCTCTCGGCAGAAGAGGCCAGTGCCATTGTATGTCCCCACAAGGCATTGCACAtagtgcggggggtgggggcggggggcggaagTCAACCCTGCACTGGGTTTGTTGACTCCTCAGAATGAGGTGGTCTCTAGAAATAGAGTAGAGCCTGGAGGAAAGGACACACAGCAGCCCGGTGGTAGTGTCCCTTGCGCTAGTCTTGTCAAGGGTTCcttggaaagaggaggaaaaagggggagACCGGCAGAGCTGGAGATCAGGAGGAGGGACCCGGCAGAGGTGGCCAGACCTGAAAGCCCCCTCCACTTCTAGGTGAGATTGCATTTTTCGGGGGCATGACCATCGTCTACAAGAGCAGCATTGACCTCTTCCTGTATGTGGTGGGCTCCTCCCACGAGAATGAGGTGAATTCAGGAGGTTGGGGTGATGGGGAGGGTCTGTCTACGGCTCGGGCTCCGGGGTAGAAGCTGGGTTCTGAAGGCTCCTCATTGGTACCCCTCCTTCTAGGCTCTGGGGGATGGGGAGCAGCCAGAAGTGGCTCCTTCTGGGATGGTTCATATCCACGGTGCCTCTTAGTGTCCTTGGGAACCAGAAATGAAGTCCTCTGCAGGGAGTCTTTGCTTCTTCCTTAAAATATCACTGGGGAAGGGTACACTCAGTGTCCCACAGTGGGGCACTCCAGTGCTTCTCAGCCCATGCCAGGGAGGCACGC includes:
- the COPZ2 gene encoding coatomer subunit zeta-2 isoform X6 encodes the protein MQRPEAWPRPHPGEGAAAAQAGGPAPPARAGEPAGLRLQEPSLYTVKAVFILDNDGHRLLAKYYDDTFPSLKEQMAFEKNVFNKTSRTDSEIAFFGGMTIVYKSSIDLFLYVVGSSHENELMLMSVLTCLFESLNHVLRKNVEKRWVLENMDGAFLVLDEIVDGGVILESDPQQVIQKVLQSAKEQIKWSLLK
- the COPZ2 gene encoding coatomer subunit zeta-2 isoform X4 translates to MQRPEAWPRPHPGEGAAAAQAGGPAPPARAGEPAGLRLQEPSLYTVKAVFILDNDGHRLLAKYYDDTFPSLKEQMAFEKNVFNKTSRTDSEIAFFGGMTIVYKSSIDLFLYVVGSSHENELMLMSVLTCLFESLNHVLRKNVEKRWVLENMDGAFLVLDEIVDGGVILESDPQQVIQKVNFRADDNSLTEQSVAQVSLPRLILLLWNFLPSCTNYLLL
- the COPZ2 gene encoding coatomer subunit zeta-2 isoform X5, yielding MQRPEAWPRPHPGEGAAAAQAGGPAPPARAGEPAGLRLQEPSLYTVKAVFILDNDGHRLLAKYYDDTFPSLKEQMAFEKNVFNKTSRTDSEIAFFGGMTIVYKSSIDLFLYVVGSSHENELMLMSVLTCLFESLNHVLRKNVEKRWVLENMDGAFLVLDEIVDGGVILESDPQQVIQKVNFRADDNSLTEQSVAQVLQSAKEQIKWSLLK